The genomic segment TGTACTTCTCCGACCGGCTATGTTTCACAAGGAGATGTTTCCTTTGTTTGTCGGCTGCAGGTCACCGTCTCACAACGGCAGAGATCGAACACGCGCTCGTTCAGCACGACGACGTTGCCGAGGCGGCAGTTGTTGGAGTGCCCCACGATGTCAAGGGGTCAGGcatcttctgtttcgtcatTCTCAAGGTCAGTCCTTTtggagcaggaagaacgaggacgCGAGGGCGAGTGTAGAGTGGATCGTGTTGGGCAGCAGGCAGTGGCGTGTGCGAGAAAGGGTGTAGTCGGTTTGAGTCATACAGCTCGAGATCAGCAATGATTGAAAGTGGAAATGAAATCGAAGGGGGTGTTTCGCATGGGACGCTCTCTGACTGCGGAGAATCCCGGTATTTTCTGTGACCAAATGCGTCATTTGTGCTCTCCGACATTTCTTCCAAATCGGTATGCGTGATTTCCAAAAGCAGGAAGGGTTTGTAAACCGCACCGCTTTATGGACCTATTATCTCGTGGTGCGAATGTCTCCAGTtgcctcgtcgccttccgatgtttcctctcgcttcgcaACCTCATCCGTAGTTTTGAAGGTTTCTTTTCCGCTTCTTGTATTCCACGAGCAGGAAGGAGTGTCGAATCGACCTCACCTGCAGGATGAGCTAAAGCGTGTCGTGCGCAAGTACATCGGCCCCATCGCGACGCCTGACTACATTGTGATTGCTAGAGGTACTGCGCGTCTTTCTAGTAAAAAATCCAAACACTGCTGTTTGTCACGAACAGACGTCTTATCGATGCATCACCTCTCGCACTGGAAGCTTCCTGGGAGAAATATCTGAATTTACTTGCTTTCATAGATAATGTTTgtccatatacatatatatatatatatatatatatatatatgcgtaggTATAATTACTGGTTACCTCTGTGGAGCAAGTGTGTATACGTATCATGCGAATGCGTCTGAAGACATTTGTGTTTCATGTGTTTAGGAATGTCAGAGGACAGCGTTTCGTCTCAAAAGAGCATGTGTTGGAGATAAATGGAGAGATGCCCCACTCTGCTTGCCTTGCATCTCTGTCTCAGGGATACTATTGCCACAGTGTTAGATACCACGTTGTGTCTGCTTTTGAATAACGAACTAGCGAAAGACATAAACGTGCTCGAGTTTTCGGTGCTGTTGGTTTCATGGTCTGTTGCGTCGGCGTAGGCCGTTACGTGTCTGCACTTTCGTCTGTCATTGCGTCGCTTCCGTTCTTCAGATCTCCCCAAAACAAAGAGTGGAAAAATCATGCGCCGTCTTCTGCGGAAAATCGCAGCCTTGGAGATTGATGACTTTGGGGACACAAGCACCCTAGTTAACTCCCACTGTCTCGAGTCCCTCATAATAGAGGCAAAGATGGCGCGCGGGGGCTCTCTTGCGAAAGCTTAATGCGAAGGAAGGCCCGGGCAGACCACGATGATGAAAATAGAGGACAGTGCGTGGAAAGATGTAAAGTGGCAAACACGCATAATGCTGCGGGACCAGAACCAGGACGTCGCCTCATGGCTGAGAGGGCAGTAACATATGATACTGCGCACGCATGCAAACAgcgtacatgcatgcgcatgtatttgcatgcatgtacattACGATTTATACACATGGTTAGACCAGGCGGGCTGATGGAGGACCCATAACGCTGGCGATCGCATAGGCCCGATATGTACAGATATGTGCATCTCGttacatgcatgtgcatacatatatatatatatatatatatatatatatatatatatacgtgcatTTCGTCCGGGCAACATCACGAGAGATTGTTTTTGTTGCTGCAGTGAatgcagaggcgagaaatgAAACACTGAGAACCCAGTTTTTTAGGGTGACAGAAAAATGATGCTgtccttgtctcttctcatCAGTGTTGTACGCTCCAAGCTTTTGTCTTGTGAGAAGTTTTGTCATAACGGACGGTGGATGAGCCTTTAGTTGCGGGATCAATAGGCTAGGGGGTCTGTTGTGGTAACCTCAGCAGTACAAGTATATAGGTGCAAGCTTACCGTTGTTTGTTACAGATAACTGTAGGTTTGCGCACAGTGAATCTTATGATGACAATGATTCGGAGGGACTAGCAAAGCGGGTTTGTGTTGTAGAGCTTTGTTTAAACCACATGAACTAGTTTCAAGTCTGTGCGAGAACGTGTGCTGGGTATTCAGCATGCTCGAGAAACACATTGACAGTCTTGGCATTGAGAGGTGGGATATCTAAGGATCCATGTGTTTGCCGTCGTCGACTTCTATATTTTCTTCAAATGCATGCCTGCATACACAGATGATGTGTTCACAACTGTAGTCGCAGCTTTGATAGAACACATGCttacgcatatatatatatatatatatatatatatatatatatatataattggACTGAGAAGGCCGCCAAGACCAACAGCAATTTCCTTATCGGGGGAATCTTAGTTCCTGGTTTtttttttgcgttttcgtGGTGCGCCTTACGAAATTTCCAGAGATGACTCCCACATGGTTGTTCGCCTTTGTCTTGGACCCGTCTGTATTTTCTTGTCCGCAACAGATGGCTAATGAAGGACGTCCTGTCATTTCCCCGGTTGAGTTATTCACATTTCTTACGCAGTATACGCATATGAGTGTATTCACCTGTCATCGACCAGAAAAAGCAGTTCCTATATTTCACTACTTAAGTACAAGTAGCCAGACGCCCCTAGGCAGCTCATTTGCAGGCATACTAATCGGACCCTCCATAAAAGGAGAGCGTCTCCTACAATCCTATGCAGGCTCATTTCCAGCACGTTGAAAAATAGAAACATGTTTATATTACACTCGCAGGTGCGCGTGTACATGCGCGTGTCAACCTGCACTCATATTTGCATGGGACTTTATAGTGAGACTTGATTCAAGGAGAGCTGAGAACCCAGCATCGACGGTTCTTTTACGCAGCAGTTTACAACGCCTATGTGTTGTTTTACGAAACCGTGGTACGAAGGTGTAATTCTCTCGGCAGCAATCCCGAGCGAAAGTCCTTTCTGTGATGTGGAAAAAGAACCGTGGTAACAATGGCGTGGCTCGGCTGCCTCTATGAAGGTAATAGCATGTTGAACAATCATCTTATATCTTCGCACTTCACCGAAGTCACGGAGCtagcgaggaaaggagacggtAAGCAGTCGTCATCGACGGAACTGACAGAGACAGCCTACTCTGGCTTGGGCGGCATCTCAACTGATACCCGCTTCAGTGAGAGTCACGGTATTTCCTTGTATCTGCGCAACATGCAGGCGACATGATGTCTCAAGAAGCGAGAATAACAAGCTTGAGATACCGCCAGGACAGTTTGTCGCTGACATGTTCCCAGGCAGTCAAAGTGTATTTCCGCTGTCTGTACGTAGCATCGCCTGTTCACGTTTTTCCTATCATTGCAGGAATTGAAACCACTGGCATCTTTCACACGAGTGCGGTGTTTGTTCAATTGGAGCCCAATTTTCTGGTTTCTCGAAATTACCGAAAGGCGACGATAGATCGTTCCGTTTGTAGGGACTGTTGCTTTTTTTTGGGATACAATTCCATCAATCGCTGACTGTGCCACATGGCAACTGACAACAGATCTACTAGTTGAAAATGATGCTTCCAGTTTGCCTTGACAGGGAGCTTGAGCGTCGTCCACTTGCCAAACGGCAATTTGTTATCTAACCGTATCCTTCGATGTCTCTCGACAAACCAGAACAGCATCCGACAAATTCAAGATCCGTGGTAAACCGTTCAAGTGACCTCTAGCACTGCTCCTTGTAGTTGCTGTCGTGGACATACATGCCGGTCTCCACCCTATGAGTTGTTGGAGAGTTCACGTGCACGTAAAAGGAGAAATAAACCCTCGTGTTTCTATCCTTCTTCATGAAGTATCCTCCTTCCACTTGGCTGCTTGCATCTACACAAGTCTAACTCACAAGCAGCCCAAGAGAATCACGACACCctacgcgagagagaggtggTAATGATGGGAAAAAATGGGATCTAAATCTCGAAGGTTCTTGAAGACTTCGTCAGCCGAACCCCCAATATGGATCGGTACAGAGGAGTTATCATATCATCCATACAAAGTTGGCATTAATAACATTGTGATCAGAGCCTGACAGTTTAAAATTTTTCTGCACGATATGAAGATatcgtctctgcagaaatgGCGTGATCCAGAACTGTGTAACTCAACACGAAAGAACAAAGTCGGCCCTGCCACGGCGGTGCCAGAGGCCCAGAAAAGTGACAGGTCTCCGCCAAAACGCGACAACTAAACGCAGTAATAAGGTGAGACACGAATGAGAATTTAGATAAACGGCCAATAGGGATGTGTCGTAGAGATAAATGCCTCTTCCTAACATGTTTTTTTTGCGTAGCTAGCTGCTTCGTAGGTGCCATTGTCTGCTGTCAGCTAGCCGCTGCGGACGAGGCGTAAGCGTGTGACTCAAGCTGTCGTGCCTTTACGTAGCTCTTTGTAGAGTCGCTGCCCGCATGCTTCTCCTTTTTGAGACAAAAGCGACGGCACCTGGCAAACAGAACTGGGGCTCTCAGAAAAGCAACGAAAGCCCCAAACTgtcagagaaaggcgcgagTTCTTTGGGCTGCCTGAAAGGCTCTTTCCCCCGACGCAAGCCCGTGAGCCTAGACTGAAGTTGGTACGCTCAACAAGTGTACGGTATTTTACTGCGAAAAGATCTTCGTTTTGAGCGGAATAAAAAAATCACGCTTTGGCTGAAGCAGATCTCAGCGACCTTTTTGTTTCCGGTGTCCGGGCGGGTTAAAGAGGGAACAAGTTCATCGCTGGGATTCTTCCGCCGCATCTCCGTTGGCTTGCAGCCTGTTCTCAAACTGAGAAATGGACTACAACGCGGGACTGTCTCCCACAAAACCTTCAAAAGAGCTGTATTTCTGCACTGGAGCAGAGGCTTTAGTCAGCGTGTAATTCACGTATTCGGATGCGTCGTCTCAAAAgcatttcctttcttctcggtctgGCATTTCCCTCTTGTGCATCCATATAACGGGAGCCGCTCTCGTAAGGTGTTGAAAGACCTCGTCAATGAACACTTCATGTTCTAGCGTCGGCGGGGTTAAGATTCCTCAGAGTTTTCTTCACTCGAgttctgttctctccctgGTCCTCGTTTAGTGCACTGGATTCTCTTGAAGGCAACATTACCTTCCCATCCGGTGGTTCTTAAAACGACCCGCATTTGAGCCTCTATCGATGAACACCATCGCATGATTTTTCTGTCGACACGGTCGTTTTCCAGGTTTGATCGAGGATCCGTTGTTCCTCAGAGACTTAGGACCTTGAGTTCAAGACATGCGGCGACGCCGTGTGTTCCGTTCTTTTTCCGCTTGGTAATACACCGTCTTTCCCATCACGTCTGCTGCCCTTACTGCCGTTCGAAAATCCACAAAAACCAtcgcttctttttccagcggcttcatcctcttctctctttgatGGAGCCTTTCTGTGAGAACCGTGGTTTGTAAATTCATGCGGATTGAAACGGCCCCCGTGCAGCTTGTTTGGTTTTCGAGTTTTCAGCTTCAAATCTGGCCCCTTCCAAGTTTTTCTTCAACATCGGCGCTCACGGAATCGCACGTTTCGCCTATCCTTTTCCACAAGTCTCAATATTCTGGTCTGCTTGTCCAGTTCTTTTGTGTTTGTCTGTCTCGGGGCATCGCATTTGGCTGTCAAGCCGGCGCCGCCCTCccgctctctcgtttttcttggtCGCAAAACAGCAATTTAAAGTCCGAGAATTCACACGTTTATGTAGACCAGTTGAGGGCACGTGTCTGTTGTGAACGTAGATACCGAGCTATATCCTTGTTTCGATCATATGTCAATCGAAAAAATTCGGTCTTCGCTCGTGTAGTGTTGGTGAGGAGAAAATGAGTCGAGCATACGCGGACTTGGTTGTTTcgcggaaggcgaaggccCCGCCTTTCTCGGTGGATAACAACGATGGGCGGCCAAAACGTCCAAATCGGGTTTGgttcgacagagacagggcaAAAGCGTGCAACGATATGAGACGAGAATATCCTCTCCACTACTACATTTCGTCCTACGACGTCTACGCGTTTCTTGCCACCCTTAGGCAGGGTGCAGATCCTGCGAAAAGAGATGCTGCTGGACGCACCCCTCTCGACCTTGCTGTGCAGGTAAGGAAAGGCGATTATTGATCTCGGTTTTCGCGTCTCAGAGTATTGACATCCGACACGTGTAGCTCTCTTtagcagtccagtggggtaGTAGCGTACAGCAATCGTAGTAAACAGGGGGTAGAGAGACCAACAGGAAAAAGCGCTTTGCTTTTCGCTTCATGCGAAGACCTTGCGGGGCAACCAAGTTGAGCGAATGCACCTGAAGGGGTGAATTGTTGCGCTGTATCCATGCATAGGTGAATCGCCTGAGACTAGAGAGACATCTTTATGAGTGGCAGCAGATCTACAGATATGTATATTAAACGGATATCGCGCCTTGAAACTTTTGCTGGGGAACAcatactacgagttggactactggtttagatcgGGTGGGCTTTTGCTTACCTGATCCAAGCTTTATTGCGGTAGAATGGCATGATTGATAATTGTCATTGCTGAGAAGTATGCCCGCTTACCTACTTCTAGACCGACAGTCGTCATGTGATGTGCCCACACTAAAGAGATAGAAACAGAGATCAACAGCAGAGTGGATAACGACGGCCACCGTCGACGATCGATGAACAACCGATCTGGTGGACCTAAAACAGGTTGGAAACTGAGGGTATGACGGAGAGGCTCACGCGGGGTTCGATATCACTTTGAGAAGATTGCACTGTCCGTCCGCAGATGATCGATACGTCTACCAGTAATGGGTGAAAAAGGTCTGATACGCTTGTTGGTTCTTTTTGAAGTGTAGACAACCTCACGTTTCTTACGTTCCGATCATCTCCATGGAGTGTTTCGTTCATCGGAAATGGCCTCCAATTTTGCATGCTCTATCGAGAACCGATGAGCTATCCCGACCACGCTGCTGGTGCGACGTTTCTTTATCCTTTTAAATCGCATGCCTCGAACTGTATTTAGACATCTTCGAGATCGTATACATTCTTTGCGGTCCAGAGGAAAGGGCGAAGCACTTTTGATACTTATGCATTCATGGTTGTAGCTGTGTAATTCAGGATGTTCACTTGACTGTAAACCTACTGTTTCATAACTTTGAGAACAAGATTGTCTCTGTGCTGCCACTGTCCACGAGGATGCACCTTGTGTTGATGTCAGAgtttcgttcgtctccttttaCCTGTCCACAATTAAGGAAAAGTGACGGGGTGCTGCAGTTGCATAAACGCTCGGGCGAACATCTGTATGCTGCTTTGATCTGGACGATTGTGGCGGCAGTCCTTTCAAACGTGAGACACCATTTGTTAGCCGACTGGTCAGCTGACTTTTTTTCGGTGCGATTTGTTCCCCTTCTGTTGCTTTTCAGATGGCAGTGGAGCTAATTGAGACGTCGCTCTGCACGTCTTTCCCTATCGACAATATCGACGTTACTCCGGCGGCAACTTTGAAGCCAGCGAAAGACTCTCCGCCAGAAAGTCGTCCGGAGACTTTCACCAATCCCTTTCGGGTAAAGTACCGCGACGCGAACGCCAGCATGTATGTTCAGCACGATATCATGCGGTATCGCTGCGCAGACTCGGATGTCTACAAATCCTGTCGGGAGCCGCCATTCCCTCTTCCCTCAGATGGTCACGATGGTGCAGAACGGACTTACCAGGTGGCCACCTTTCCACCACAAGAGTTTCGCATAAAAAACGGCGACTCTGAAGATTTCTTCAGGGACCAACAGCGCGCGCGACGAACACGTGAGTTCAGAGCGAACAGCAGACCTAATCTCGAAAATCCGTCTCCCATGCCACATCCCTGCCAGAAACAGAATCTCCGGACTAAACATACCGGCTGTATGTGCGAAACAAAGCAGAGCCTCACTGATGTCCGACGTGTCTATGGAAATGTCATGTATATTCGTGGGGTTTCAGCCACCCGTAGGTGAGTTTTTTTCGTGGCACACGCATCCCAATTGTGGTATATAGGATTGCGCGAAATGTCCGTGCCTCCTACAGAACCGAGAagagctgcatgcgagacCGCTTGAGTAGCTGTGTCGAACTCTTATGCAAATAAAATGGGGGAAGTTTATGGTGACCCTGTACAACATCATACACATCGTGTGTATGAGGGAGGAAATTGAAATGTCACCTCTGCGTGGCGTTTGTTCTCGTGTCGCCACGACACAGAAATCTAGAGTATTCTCGGATGTTGTCTGCCGCCTGGTGCCACATTTTCGAGGTCGTACTTCTACCCGAGATCAGTGTCGTTTGTTTTGTGGGTTGTCGTTCCTGCAGAATCTCcatcgtttcctcttcctcggggGGACGTCAGTCGCTACTACGCAGCTGCTCACAATTTGCGCCCGCAACAGTTCGCTTACGCCTATGATGCTAACGGCAAGCCGATGTCGTGGTCTCGCCTTCAGCGCGAGCAAGTTCAGTTGGAGCAGGAACACCTACAGGGAGAGTTTTTGGTGGCTGTGGAGCAGTTTCTCGAGCGTCCGCCGTCGAAGGCCGCGATGTCTCAGATGCGCGAGCTGATACGGCGGCTCAACCTCATGATGGTTATCATCAAGAAGTATGAACTCTGTCTGCCGCTGAAGCgtgaagcagcagaaaaggcgaaggcTTACATCGGTACGGCGCTCACGTACCCGTACCTCTACACGGCGTCCATGTACGAGGCGTTCAAGCGCTACCCCAGAACGCCTGCGGGGCAGGTATGTAGGTTTCGAAGCAACCTGGGGAGACACGATAGGAGGCCACGGAAGCATTGTTGATTCGAAAGCTTCCTTTTGACAATGAGGGCCAGCGCGGCATTTGGTACCCTTTTGCTGGACGAGTTGGCGATTTCGAATGTAGTGCTGGCATCGAGTACTTCTGCTACGCATACAGCGGCTCCGTGGCAAGGGCAGGAACCGTGGGTGCTGTTGTAGTTGGCCGCGGTTCCACGGATTTGGTTTCATTAaaccttttctccctttgctTTTCAGGCATGGGACGCTCTTAACCCTGCAGACAGCCGCCGGCTGGTGTTGATTATCTTGTCGCTGAAGATGCACGGCCATGAACTATTCTCGTTTATGGGCACCGTTTGCCGGCTGTTCAACTCACTTATGGAGCAGCTCGGTCTCTGCGATGACCGCTGTGGCACTGGTGGACATTGGTGTAAGCTGGGCAGTGAGTGCAGTCAGTTCTACCTTCACATGGCCTTTTCACTGGACGATGCTCAGCTCTTTCAAAAGTTCATCACGCAGCAGCAACTCTTCGACAAACAGGACATCTTCAAGTGGGAGGATCTCCTCTATACCCTCATGCAGGTAAGAAGGCCGAGGGAAAGGGATCATGAGCTCAGATGCAGTGAAAAAGGAAGCATGTCGAAAGGCAAAGCCAATGTATTGACGGACCAGAGCTGTTATCCTATTGACGAACGGGTTCAAAGCATGATGGAGCTAAGCCTTTCGGTGAAAGGTAACCCTAGTAACCCTAAACATGTTGATTTAGACATATCCTCAACAAGCAAGGAGGATGGCACTACGCGAGCACATTCGGTGCTGCAGCTAACCCACGATCCTGATACAgctcttcagcttcctccGACACTCGTAGTTGAACCATTATTCAGAAGATCCTCCGGTGAATCGATGAACCAAAAATTCAGGTGCAGACAAAGACGggagaaagagcaaagaCGACTACCATGTGCAGAGTCGCCAATTATGACTTGCATACCATGGTTGTACTGTTCTTGCTCCTTCAGCATCGCGAAAGGTTTAGGCCGTACTTCGCGGCTCTCTTGGCGAGGCGCCTCAAGGCGCGTGTGCAGAAGAGATTGATGAACTCGGCAGATCAGCAAGCCTACCTGCCAGGTAAGAAAACGAATCTTCTGCGCATCTCATAGAGTCCTTCCACTTTTGTTCCACACGGGCAAATTGTTTGCAGTGGATGGACAAGAATGCATCAGTGGCAAGTGCCAAAATACTTCGTATATCAAGAACAGGCAGCGCCATTGGTCCCGGCCTGCTGCGCAAATGAGAGGAGGCGAACCTGCGTGTTCGTGCATATCATAGACATGCGTGAGAGAAACAAGGTCTTTGTTTATTTCTGTGTGGTCGCTTTAAGAAGTGATATAAAGGAGATAGGTGGTACACGTGTTGCCCATCCATCTGTCTTCACCTCAGACTATGTTGAGTTACCATCAAATTCTCATCGAGTAGCCCTGGTCTACGTTCTCTAGAACAAATAGAACAGTTGCAGATCATGTATTTGTGCTTGTTTGCCTTTCTGAACCTCTTCTTGTGTATTTTGTGTGTTCCGTCATGCAAGGGAAGCAATCCAGGAGCTGTTTCTCCCGATTTCACCTCGTCGtattccttcttttcctgctttgTTTGCTCTTTAGAAACCGTCAAGTATCCCTGCGAGGAACGTTACTTCACCCGTCAGCTACTCGGTGAATATTCTGAAATTTTTGGAGAGTCGGAAGCAGAAGAATTCAACAGTATGCTGCGTCACTGGCGATACGGCGCAGCCCGGCAGGCACCTGGCACGGGCTCTGAGGAAGACAACATTCTCCCGGCTCCGCTGCCTCCTGTTTCTGAGTCTCCGGCGGCAGATTTCTGGTCTCTTCGAGACTGAAAGAAAAGGCACTTTGAAAGGTGGCGCTGTCCATGGTCCTTGTCACCTTTTTCTGGTGCCATTTCAATAAATCAAGACACGCAGTAAATGCGACATTGAGTACAAAacaggtgaagagagagttCATGGCGTCTGCATCTCTGCCCAGTCATTCGCGTCTCACtagttttttctcctctctccgtaGAGGGTTGACATGCCGACGAAAACAGTTTGATTTCGTGACGGTTTCAGACGACAGTGGGGTCCCATGAGCCCTGGAATACGGTCCCGTGTTAGGCTGAGACGGCGACGTCGGTTACAACTTCAGACCCTATTTTGGCCCTGACAGGTTTTGCTCCGATCCGCGTTCTTCGCTTGCATACATACAAAAACGCGTATGTGTGTGGATGTGTATGCATTTTGTTTCGTCGCATTCCTTGAACAGTTGACTCTGAGCTTCTGTTGATGCTGCTTGAATGAGTCGGGCCACTAGACGCAGTTAGTTCGAATGCAGAAAGGGGTATTTCTCTCGACGCCGGAGTGCCTGTGAAAGGTGGGGAAGGCTGAGCAGGCGCACAGAGGCGACACTGCCGGACTGCGCTGTAGCGGAAGGGCAAGGGAGGTTGCGTTCGTTCACGTAACAACGTCGAGAcagctttctttttttctctgctgctttcttccATGTACTAAAAGGTATTCTGCTCTCTTATCGCTGGCTATCTCAAACAGAAAGGCGTGCACACACCACGGAAAAGTTACTGCATTTCAAAATTTGGACTCAACTCGCTCAATGGTCACTTTTCCTGCAGTGGTTCGGCCAAGCTTCATCTAAAGACACGCATTTATTTATGCAcattttttttcttgtaTTCTTGTAGGGCCGGTGACATGTTTTGCATCCGTATAAGCGAGCAGGGTTTTGTACGTGTACATAGAAATACATATATCTGTGTGTACAGGCTGTTTCCTTGAATAAAACGCCTCCGATACGCATGGAAGCTAGTTTTCGGATCTCTGGCTCGCTGCACTGCAACAGAGAGTGACAGGACAGAGAGTCTGCGTCCTCTATACGACAACGTGGCCCACGTCACTGTGTTTCGATGGTACAGTACGTGCCTTTTTTTCAAGGTTCCTTTCTCCCACCTCTCCCTTAATCGAAAACACTTCATGTAAGGCTGGTGTCTGGTCGGTGAATCTCGTTCGAACACACTTTTGCTTGACAATTAAGGATGAGTTGGAGAGCGAACCTGTATGGTTACACGAATAATTGGATGTTTTGGGGTTGTACATGAAATCTCAAAGTTTCCGGTGCCGCAGATGCGTGACCATCACCTCGAGCTATCAGCCTGACATCACTTGTTGTTCGACTGTTGTATCAGGGGATTCGCTTTCTGAGGAACAAACCCAAGGGAAACCTACAGATCTACTTTGTATGTGGTTGCCCTATTAGTCACATATACACCAAACTAATCAAACACCCTAATACCTATAGTTGTTTCTGCCTGTTGGTCGACGAGAATCGTGCTACCTGGGTACGCCGCTCTCGCCGTCCTGGTGTCACGTCAGCAAGACAGTGGAACCTTAGAGCAGTGTCACCACTGTGTAAACTCGATGGTGCAAAATCGTTGCAGCGGCATGCACGAAAACTTTCGGATCCCGACAGTATGTCCTGGGCAACGAAGTGCCTCAAAACTTACTCTGAGACGAGGTCACGCGGGAAAACGACAGTAATGTTGAAATCAGAGAGGACAAAGGAACTGCGAGCAGCACTGACTGCAGTCACACAGGTACTGTACCAACATCTGCCTACAGTGATGTCAACGGGAGCTGACTACGCATGTCCCGGAGCGTCAGAGCGAATAGGTGTCTCTCATAAGCAGCCTTATGCTaacagcaacaaatgcaGACGAACGGCTATGTTGGCATCGACAAGAATGGGATTGTATTCGTCCTAAGTCTGGATTTTCTGACATGTGGCACATTAAAGGCGCAGTATCCCTCAGAAAACATCACGCCAGCGCAGTATGTGGGGCTGGAATATATGAACTGATGTCGAGTGAAACGCTCCACGTCATACAACACTTTCGTTTTGTTTCTTCAGTCGGAACGCATAAAGACCACCTATTTACACCAAGGTGACACGGAAATTGCCTTCCAGACAGTGCACTCTCCCCGTGTAAAGGGAGTTTAACAGTGAAAATAGCATGTTTTGCACGCAAAGTGCTTTGTTCGGTGGTAGGTGCGCACCCGCAAAAGAAAATTCATTTCGTACACGGTTCGCACGACATTATTTATCTTTTTCTGACTCATTATATTCATTTGAAGACCGGCTGTCTGCTTGACGAGGCATCGAATGAGTTGCCACGAGATTCTCCCAGTCGCGGCGGTTAGCGCCAACAGCCTGCGAATGCCAGGATAAGTTCACAAAAAAAAGCAGTCTCTTTATGTTATGAGGAGAAACCGCCATGGGACTGAGTAGAGAAGTCAAAGAAGAATCGGGAACGGTTCGACCGTTATCTTATCTTTGTCCCTACCAAATA from the Toxoplasma gondii ME49 chromosome IX, whole genome shotgun sequence genome contains:
- a CDS encoding hypothetical protein (encoded by transcript TGME49_266630), with product MSRAYADLVVSRKAKAPPFSVDNNDGRPKRPNRVWFDRDRAKACNDMRREYPLHYYISSYDVYAFLATLRQGADPAKRDAAGRTPLDLAVQMAVELIETSLCTSFPIDNIDVTPAATLKPAKDSPPESRPETFTNPFRVKYRDANASMYVQHDIMRYRCADSDVYKSCREPPFPLPSDGHDGAERTYQVATFPPQEFRIKNGDSEDFFRDQQRARRTQSPSFPLPRGDVSRYYAAAHNLRPQQFAYAYDANGKPMSWSRLQREQVQLEQEHLQGEFLVAVEQFLERPPSKAAMSQMRELIRRLNLMMVIIKKYELCLPLKREAAEKAKAYIGTALTYPYLYTASMYEAFKRYPRTPAGQAWDALNPADSRRLVLIILSLKMHGHELFSFMGTVCRLFNSLMEQLGLCDDRCGTGGHWCKLGSECSQFYLHMAFSLDDAQLFQKFITQQQLFDKQDIFKWEDLLYTLMQHRERFRPYFAALLARRLKARVQKRLMNSADQQAYLPETVKYPCEERYFTRQLLGEYSEIFGESEAEEFNSMLRHWRYGAARQAPGTGSEEDNILPAPLPPVSESPAADFWSLRD